Within Aliivibrio fischeri, the genomic segment TCGTTATGGTTTGCTGTTGATCTGGTTCTCGTCGATTCTGATACTCAGCTAGCACCGAATAATCACCAATATCTTGACCATTCAAAGAAGCTTGAGTAATACATTCACTTAATGAAAATACATCTCTTATTCCAAGGTTAAACCCTTGGCCTGCAATTGGATGCAGAGTTTGAGCTGCATTACCAATAGCAGCAAAACGATGGGAAACATGCTGTTTTTGACGACGAAGTAACAAAGGATAATGTGCTCGCTTACCCGTTTTTATTAACTTACCAAGGCGCCAACCAAATTCATTTTGTAGATGCGCTAAAAATTGCTCATCACTGTACTCTAATATTTCCTGCGATGCTTCAGGAGTAACACACCATACAAGTGAGCTACGACCATTAGACATCGGCAAGAGAGCGACAGGGCCATGCTCAGTAAAACGCTCAAATGCTTTTCCTTGAGGATGGAGCTCTGTTGTCACATTAGCGATGATAGCAACCTGCTCAAAATCAAACACTTCAGATTCTAATTGCATGCTTTTGCACGTGGCAGATTCAGCGCCATCTGCTGCTACAACCAAAGATGCAGAAATAACCTTTCCTGTAGAGAGCGTTATCTTAGTCAGTGCTAACTCTCGCTCAAGATGAGAAACCGATGCAGGGCAAATAAGTTCTATATCTGAAGAGTTTATTAATTTTTTATGATAAAAATCACCAATATCAGCAAGCTCAACAACATAACCAAGATCATCAACGTTCAATTCTTTTGATGTTAACTCTGTTATTCCTGCATGTTGCTGATCTGAGATGTGAATATGCTTTATTGGTGTTGCTAACGGGGCGATATCTGACCACAAAGCAATGTCTTTCAATAGCTGCGCAGTTCCATTAGAAAGAGCAATACTTCGAGAATCATAGCCTGGGTGAGAATCAAGTTTTGGTTCGACAGCTTCAATAACCGCAATCGAAAGACGCCCTTGATTCATTTTTTCTAATGCTAAAGCGAGTGTTGCTCCCGCCATCGCACCACCAACAATAACTACATCATAATGTGTCATTCTAGAATCCATTAATGCACTGTTTTAGACGCATCAGTATGTATTTGCTGACCTAATTCAGCATGAATAGTAAGAACACAAATGCGCACATGCTCTACTATTTGTTCGAAGAGACTTTCTTGTTCTTCAAGATCATCCTCTTCATCAATACCTAAACGTGCAATTTCTTCTAAATCAGCTAACGCTTCTTTCAATGCATCAGATGTTTTATCTAATTTAAGCTCAACTAAACCTAAACCAGAGATAAAATGGTTAACCCACTCACTTAACCCATCAGCTCGATTCATTAAGCTCTCTTTCTCACTAGGGATTAACAACTCTAAAGCCAGCTTTTCAGCCGTTAATTCAGCAACTGTGCATTGAAATACCGCACTTCCCACTTTAATTGCACTGTCTGGCCATCCCATACCATCGTTAGTGTAATCATAAATCAATGGCTTCCAGGTTTGATCGTCAAGAGATAGACCACCGCTTATCATGCCAACTAATAGACCATGCAATTCTGATGGTGTAACTGCAAGTCCACTGTCTTTTAAAGCTGACTCAACGGTTAAAAACTCTGGCATTTTAATTTCGCTCATATTTGACGATCTCTAGATTAGGATTAATATCTCCATGCTACCACTTCATGCATTTTCAGAAAACTCACTATCTCTCGCAATTGAGTATCTTTTCATCAGATTGTTGTTTTATTAAGAATATAGTTAACCACCATCAACAAAGCGATGCGAAATACTTGAATCTTTTTACATCATTTCTTATAGTTTCATTCACTTATCACTGGTTATTTATGAAGTCAGTGAATCTTATAGTTTAACGATGAGTAATGTATTGATGACAAGCCAAGCCGTGCAAGTCCAAATATTAGGACGAGCCATCAAGGTTAACTGCCCTGCTGGTCAAGAAGCTGCATTAAAAGAAGCCGCTCAAGATTTA encodes:
- the ubiH gene encoding 2-octaprenyl-6-methoxyphenyl hydroxylase, producing MTHYDVVIVGGAMAGATLALALEKMNQGRLSIAVIEAVEPKLDSHPGYDSRSIALSNGTAQLLKDIALWSDIAPLATPIKHIHISDQQHAGITELTSKELNVDDLGYVVELADIGDFYHKKLINSSDIELICPASVSHLERELALTKITLSTGKVISASLVVAADGAESATCKSMQLESEVFDFEQVAIIANVTTELHPQGKAFERFTEHGPVALLPMSNGRSSLVWCVTPEASQEILEYSDEQFLAHLQNEFGWRLGKLIKTGKRAHYPLLLRRQKQHVSHRFAAIGNAAQTLHPIAGQGFNLGIRDVFSLSECITQASLNGQDIGDYSVLAEYQNRREPDQQQTITMTAGLISIFATHSFPMVIGRNIGLYAVDTFRFLLKPVTLRAMGRVKR
- a CDS encoding YecA family protein, yielding MSEIKMPEFLTVESALKDSGLAVTPSELHGLLVGMISGGLSLDDQTWKPLIYDYTNDGMGWPDSAIKVGSAVFQCTVAELTAEKLALELLIPSEKESLMNRADGLSEWVNHFISGLGLVELKLDKTSDALKEALADLEEIARLGIDEEDDLEEQESLFEQIVEHVRICVLTIHAELGQQIHTDASKTVH